One window of the Wenzhouxiangella sp. XN24 genome contains the following:
- the dnaG gene encoding DNA primase, with protein MGLIPASFIDELMSRTDIVEVINARVPLKKAGREYKACCPFHGEKTPSFTVSPTKQFYHCFGCGAHGTALGFLMDYEHLGFPEAVEELASLAGLEVPRDESPGTDRRPDLYSVLAAAAGHYQAQLKRQPDAVRYLKGRGISGKTAATFGIGYAPDAWDGLLRQFGTDDAATARLAAAGLVIERDQGGFYDRFRGRLMFPIRDARGRVIAFGGRVLGADEPKYLNSPETALFHKGRELYGLYEARQALRQIPRLLVVEGYMDVVGLHEAGIPWAVATLGTATTPEHLERLFRVTEEVVFCFDGDRAGRQAAWRALENALPTLREGRQIRFLFLPEGEDPDSLVRAEGAAAFTARLDDALPLSEYLHDELASRVDMSSIDGRARLAELAKPLLARVPDGVFRALLVGRIARAVGMDEAGYARFVDSAASAAPPRPPPPPARPRSQPPGRTSLVRRAITLVVHFPARAAEARLSPDLAGLDRPGMDLLAALLEDVAQSPNLTTGGLLERWRDHEAWPHLQKLAAAELVTAEDVASRELQDCLDHLEYEEVRNRHEALFEASRTAPLNAGQREELKALTARLARRPVNG; from the coding sequence ATGGGATTGATTCCGGCCAGCTTCATCGACGAGTTGATGAGCCGCACGGATATCGTTGAAGTGATCAATGCACGCGTGCCGCTGAAAAAAGCCGGGCGCGAGTACAAGGCCTGCTGCCCCTTCCACGGCGAGAAGACCCCCTCCTTCACCGTCAGCCCGACGAAGCAGTTCTATCATTGCTTCGGGTGCGGCGCGCACGGCACCGCGCTCGGCTTTTTGATGGACTACGAGCACCTCGGCTTCCCCGAGGCCGTCGAGGAGCTGGCCTCGCTCGCCGGGCTCGAGGTGCCGCGCGACGAAAGCCCCGGCACGGACCGGCGCCCGGATCTCTACAGCGTGCTCGCGGCGGCCGCCGGACATTACCAGGCCCAGCTCAAGCGCCAGCCCGACGCGGTGCGCTACCTGAAGGGCCGGGGCATCAGCGGCAAGACCGCCGCCACCTTCGGCATCGGTTATGCCCCGGACGCCTGGGACGGACTGCTCAGGCAGTTCGGCACGGACGATGCCGCCACGGCGCGCCTGGCCGCGGCCGGACTGGTCATCGAGCGCGACCAGGGTGGATTCTACGACCGCTTCCGGGGACGCCTGATGTTCCCGATCCGCGACGCACGCGGGCGGGTGATCGCCTTCGGCGGGCGGGTGCTGGGCGCGGACGAGCCGAAGTACCTGAACTCGCCCGAGACCGCGCTGTTCCACAAGGGCCGCGAACTCTACGGCCTCTACGAGGCGCGCCAGGCGCTCAGGCAGATTCCCCGCCTGCTGGTGGTCGAGGGCTACATGGACGTGGTCGGACTGCACGAGGCCGGGATCCCCTGGGCGGTGGCGACGCTCGGCACGGCGACCACGCCGGAGCATCTCGAGCGGCTGTTCCGGGTCACCGAGGAAGTCGTGTTCTGCTTTGACGGCGACCGCGCCGGACGCCAGGCCGCCTGGCGCGCCCTCGAGAACGCGCTGCCCACGCTGCGCGAAGGACGCCAGATCCGCTTCCTGTTCCTGCCCGAGGGCGAGGACCCGGATTCGCTGGTGCGCGCCGAGGGGGCCGCGGCGTTCACCGCCCGCCTCGACGACGCCCTCCCGCTGTCCGAGTACCTGCACGACGAGCTCGCCTCGCGCGTGGACATGAGCAGCATCGACGGCCGGGCGCGCCTCGCGGAACTGGCCAAGCCGCTACTTGCGCGGGTGCCGGACGGCGTGTTTCGCGCCCTGCTGGTAGGGCGAATCGCCCGGGCCGTCGGCATGGACGAGGCCGGCTATGCGCGCTTCGTCGATTCTGCCGCGTCGGCGGCGCCGCCGCGCCCCCCGCCCCCGCCTGCCCGCCCACGCAGCCAGCCGCCGGGCCGCACCAGCCTGGTGCGCCGCGCCATCACGCTGGTGGTGCACTTCCCCGCCCGGGCCGCCGAGGCGAGGCTGTCGCCGGATCTCGCCGGGCTGGACCGTCCCGGCATGGACCTCTTGGCCGCCCTCCTTGAAGACGTGGCGCAGAGCCCCAATCTCACCACGGGTGGGCTCCTGGAACGCTGGCGCGACCACGAGGCCTGGCCGCACCTGCAGAAGCTCGCCGCCGCCGAATTGGTGACGGCGGAAGACGTGGCCTCACGCGAGTTGCAGGACTGCCTGGACCACCTCGAATACGAGGAGGTGCGAAACCGCCACGAGGCCCTGTTCGAAGCCTCTCGAACCGCCCCGCTGAATGCCGGGCAGCGGGAAGAACTCAAGGCCCTGACCGCTCGCCTCGCGCGCCGGCCAGTGAACGGTTGA
- the rpoD gene encoding RNA polymerase sigma factor RpoD: protein MTDRRNALPDEKQSQIKLLIARGKEQGYLTYAEVNDHLPDDIVDPEQIEDIVNTINDMGITVYEKAPDAEELLMADTAVAADDDDTEEAAAALASVDSEFGRTTDPVRMYMREMGTVELLTREGEIRIAKRIEEGLEQVRHALSEFPGTIELLLKQYAAHEAGEVRLADLIVGFIDPDQSDEVAQPGNRADDKAKAKAKAKDSEDDDDDEDAEPADTGPDPAEVSRRLKKIGRLHKQVKTLLAKEGIDDPKTRKARAQLTDEFMQLKMSPKLFEELSNNLRGTVAHIRSQERQIMALAVRQAGMPKRDFLASFPQNETSSDWIEKQIRAKRKHSSALGKLRPEIERAQKKLIALEQESGLTVGDIKEISRQMSIGEAKARRAKKEMVEANLRLVISIAKKYTNRGLQFLDLIQEGNIGLMKAVDKFEYRRGYKFSTYATWWIRQAITRSIADQARTIRIPVHMIETINKLNRISRQMLQEMGREPTPDELAVRMEMPEDKVRKVLKIAKEPISMETPIGDDEDSHLGDFIEDGSVLSPIDSATGEGLKETTHAVLAGLTPREAKVLRMRFGIDMNTDHTLEEVGKQFDVTRERIRQIEAKALRKLRHPTRSEQLRSFIVED, encoded by the coding sequence GTGACTGATCGACGTAATGCTCTGCCTGATGAGAAGCAGTCCCAGATCAAGCTGCTGATCGCCCGCGGCAAGGAACAGGGCTACCTCACTTACGCGGAAGTGAACGATCACCTCCCGGACGACATCGTCGACCCGGAGCAGATCGAGGATATTGTCAACACCATCAATGACATGGGCATCACCGTCTACGAGAAGGCGCCGGATGCCGAAGAGCTCTTGATGGCCGACACGGCGGTGGCCGCGGACGACGACGATACCGAGGAAGCGGCGGCCGCGCTGGCCAGCGTGGACAGCGAATTCGGCCGCACGACGGACCCGGTGCGCATGTACATGCGCGAAATGGGCACGGTCGAGCTGCTGACCCGCGAAGGCGAAATCCGTATCGCGAAACGCATCGAGGAAGGTCTCGAGCAGGTCCGCCACGCCCTGTCGGAGTTCCCCGGCACCATCGAGCTGCTGCTCAAGCAGTACGCGGCGCACGAGGCCGGCGAAGTGCGCCTGGCCGACCTCATCGTGGGCTTCATCGACCCCGACCAGAGCGACGAGGTCGCCCAGCCGGGCAACCGCGCGGACGACAAGGCCAAGGCGAAAGCCAAGGCCAAGGACAGCGAAGACGATGACGACGACGAGGACGCCGAACCCGCCGACACCGGGCCGGACCCCGCCGAGGTCAGCAGGCGGCTGAAGAAGATCGGCCGGCTGCACAAGCAGGTCAAGACGCTGCTCGCGAAAGAAGGCATCGACGACCCGAAGACGCGCAAGGCGCGCGCCCAGCTGACCGACGAGTTCATGCAGCTGAAGATGTCGCCGAAGCTGTTCGAGGAGCTGAGCAACAACCTGCGCGGCACGGTGGCCCACATCCGCAGCCAGGAACGCCAGATCATGGCGCTGGCCGTGCGCCAGGCCGGCATGCCGAAGCGCGACTTCCTCGCCAGCTTCCCGCAGAACGAGACCAGCTCCGACTGGATCGAGAAGCAGATCCGCGCCAAGCGCAAGCACTCCTCCGCGCTCGGCAAGCTGCGCCCGGAAATCGAGCGCGCGCAGAAGAAGCTGATCGCCCTCGAGCAGGAGAGCGGCCTCACCGTCGGCGACATCAAGGAAATCAGCCGCCAGATGTCCATCGGCGAGGCCAAGGCTCGCCGTGCGAAAAAGGAGATGGTCGAGGCCAACCTGCGCCTGGTGATCTCCATCGCGAAGAAGTACACCAACCGGGGCCTGCAGTTCCTCGACCTCATCCAGGAAGGCAACATCGGCCTGATGAAGGCGGTGGACAAGTTCGAATACCGCCGCGGTTACAAGTTCTCGACCTACGCCACCTGGTGGATCCGCCAGGCCATCACGCGCTCGATCGCCGACCAGGCGCGGACCATCCGCATCCCGGTGCACATGATCGAGACCATCAACAAGCTGAACCGCATCTCGCGGCAGATGCTGCAGGAGATGGGCCGCGAGCCGACGCCGGACGAGCTGGCCGTGCGCATGGAGATGCCCGAGGACAAGGTGCGCAAGGTGCTGAAGATCGCCAAGGAGCCGATCTCCATGGAGACGCCCATCGGCGACGACGAGGATTCGCATCTCGGCGATTTCATCGAGGACGGCTCGGTGCTGTCCCCGATCGACTCCGCGACCGGCGAAGGCCTCAAGGAAACCACGCACGCCGTGCTCGCGGGACTCACGCCGCGCGAAGCCAAGGTGCTGCGCATGCGTTTCGGCATCGACATGAACACCGACCACACCCTCGAGGAAGTCGGCAAGCAGTTCGACGTGACGCGCGAGCGCATCCGCCAGATAGAGGCCAAGGCGCTGCGCAAGCTGCGGCACCCGACGCGCTCCGAACAGCTGCGCAGCTTCATCGTCGAAGACTGA
- a CDS encoding GatB/YqeY domain-containing protein codes for MSVKNRLREDMKQAMRSGDKARLGVIRMALAAIQQREVDERVELDDTAVLGVIEKMIKQRRESIEQYRAGRRDDLADREAAEIDVLSGYLPEPLSAAELDALIRSTIEKTGATSMKDMGRVMAELRTEAQGRADMAVLSARVKAILAG; via the coding sequence ATGTCCGTCAAAAACCGCCTCAGGGAAGACATGAAGCAGGCCATGCGCTCCGGCGACAAGGCCAGGCTCGGCGTGATCCGCATGGCGCTCGCCGCCATCCAGCAGCGCGAGGTCGATGAGCGGGTGGAGCTCGACGACACCGCCGTGCTCGGCGTCATCGAGAAGATGATCAAGCAGCGGCGCGAGTCCATCGAACAGTACCGCGCCGGCCGGCGCGACGACCTCGCCGACCGCGAGGCCGCCGAGATCGACGTGCTCTCCGGCTACCTCCCCGAGCCCCTGTCGGCCGCCGAGCTCGATGCACTCATCCGCAGCACGATCGAGAAGACCGGCGCCACGTCCATGAAAGACATGGGCCGCGTCATGGCCGAGTTGCGCACCGAGGCCCAGGGCCGCGCCGACATGGCCGTGCTGAGCGCCCGCGTGAAGGCCATCCTCGCGGGCTGA
- the rpsU gene encoding 30S ribosomal protein S21 translates to MPGVRVRENEYFDAALRRFKRACEKAGVLTELRRREFYEKPTQERKRKKAAAVKRHAKRIQREQSRRKRLF, encoded by the coding sequence ATGCCTGGTGTACGCGTACGCGAAAATGAATACTTCGATGCCGCCCTGCGGCGCTTCAAGCGGGCCTGTGAAAAGGCCGGCGTCCTGACCGAACTGCGTCGCAGGGAGTTCTACGAGAAGCCGACCCAGGAACGCAAGCGGAAGAAGGCCGCGGCCGTGAAGCGTCACGCCAAGCGGATCCAGCGCGAGCAGTCCCGCCGCAAGCGTCTATTCTGA